In Microcella indica, the genomic window CGCGCGAAGGCGTCTTCCACGTGGCCGCCGCTGAGGTCGAGGTCGGCGACCGCGAGCTGAGCATCCAGATCATCGGGAGCCGCCGCTGCCGCGTCGCGCACCTGCGACGCCTCGCGCCCTTCGAGGCGCTGCAGCAGGGAGACCTGCGCGAGACCGGCCACCGCGTCGCCGTCGGCGGGGCTCTGCGCGATCGCCGTGCGGTAGGCCGTGGCCGCCGCCTCGAGGTCGCCGCGACTGATCGCATCGAAGGCCTCCTGGTGGAGCGGCGGCAGGGGCTGCTCGGCAGGCTCCTCCTCGCCCTCCTCCGGCGCGTCGGCCGACAGCGTTCCGGTCACGCCGTTCTGCGCGGCGAGCTCGAGCACCTGGTCGAGCACCTGGCGCACCTCGGCCTCGGCGGGCATGCCGACGAAGAGGTTCACGGGCCGGCCGCCGACGAGAGCGACGACCGCGGGAACCTGCTGCACCTGGAACGCCTGCGCGACCTGCGGGCTGCTGTTGCCGTCCACCGTCGCGAGAGCGAGCCGGCCGCCGTAGGAGCTCACGATGCCCGGCAGGGCCGGCGCGATGCCCGCGACGTAGAACTCGACGATCACGGGCACCGTGCGCGAGAGCTCGACGACCTCGCCGAACTCGGCGTCGCCCACGTCGCGCACGACCGCGCTGCCGCCTGCTCCTGCGGCCGAGGCGGGGTCTGCGGCTCCCGCCGGAGCCTGCTGGGCGGGCGGCTGCTGAGCCGCGCGCACGAGCGAGGAGAGATCGACGGCGCCCCGCAGGGCGTCAGGGTTCATCGGGCTTTCGGTCACGGTACCTCCCTGGCACTGACGAGCCCCTGGGTGTAGCCGAGCACGCGGACGGGCTCCGTGCTGTCCAGGGGCGGGACGAAGAACAGAATCTGCAGGCCGTACGTCGCGATGATGCCGCGCGTGCTCTGCGCGCTGCCCGAGAGGGCCTCGACGGCGCCGCTCGAGTTGACCGCAGCGCCGGACTGCGTGGGCGTCACCGTCTCGGTCTCGGTGAGGTAGGCCGTCATGATCGCGCCGCCGTCGTTCGTGACGAACGAGAGGATGTCGGCGTCCTCCACGACCCGGTTGGTGAACTCGATCGACGCGGTGTCCGGCAGGGCTGAGCGGCGCTCCCGCTTCGCCTCGAGGCCGATCTGGGTGCGCAGGCTGTCGCCCTCGGCCTCGAACAGGTCGAAGTTCTCGGCCTCCTCGCCGCGGAGCAGCAGCTGCGAGTAGGAAGCGGCGACCTCGGCGGGCGTCACGGCCAGCTGCGGGGTGTCGGCGGGCAGCAGGGGGCTGCCGAGTCCGACGGGCGCGAGCGGCGGCACGACCGCCTGCGGCTCGAGGGTGAGGGCGTAGTGGACCCGATACGGGCTTCGCGGGTCGTCCTGGATCATCAGGAGCGCCTGCGGGGGCCGCGTCTCATCCGTCGGGTCCTCGACGACGGCGAAGATCGCGCGCGGCCACGTCGCGCCCTCGTCGGGGAGGCGCTGGGGCAGGGCGAGCTCGACGTTGCGAGACGGGATCGATACGAGCGACCCGAGTTCGGAGTCCTCCTCGCGCACGGCGTAGGCGGCCTCGCGGAACTGGAGGGCGGGGCCGGCGAGGCGCGTGGCGGCGAGGCCCTCGTCGGTCTCCTCATCGGCGAGCGCCACCGTCTCGCCTACGCGGCTGACGATGCGGTCGATCTGGCGCTCGCTCGCGGCGACCGCGGGGGTCACGGGCTCCTCTGTCGGCGCCGGGCTCGGCGTCGCGACGATCGACGCACCGGGCGTGCACGCGGAGAGCACGAGGGCCGTGATGAGCAGCCCGGGTACGAGAGCGATGCGCGACGCGGAGCGCCGACCCTTCGGGCGCCCCAGTGTCGGTCGCCCGGAGAGCGGGCGGTAGCGCGAGGGCCGCGGAACCTTCGGCATCTTCTGCGCCTTGGCCGACTTGCGGCGCGGACCCCGCTGTCGACGCATGTGCAGGAGTGCCCAGAGGAGCGCGATGAGACCGAGGATGAGCGACCCGACTCCCCCGAGGATGAGCCAGGTCGAGTACGGGGTGCTGCTGTCGAGGGGCCAGGTCACCGAGAACTCCTGCGGAGCGGGCAGCTCGCCGTCGGAGACCAGCAGCACCGAGACGTCGCGGGGAACGTTGACGGTGATGCCGAGCTCGCCCTCGCCCGTGAAGTCGTCGTACCAGAGGTCGCTGCCGTACGGGTCGGGTACCGACTCCTCCGACCCGCTGACGGGCTGCGCGACGAGCTCGCCGAGCTCCTCGTCGAAGGTCACGAGCGTGTACCGCGTGTCGCCGACCCAGGCGAGCACGTCGCCCGTGCGCCCGTAGGCGGCCACGACCCGGTCGGTCTGCGCGATCTGCTCCTCGCCGTCCTCCGCGTCGGCGCCCCCTTCCTCATCGGGCTCGGCCGCGGTGTCGGGCGGTGCGACGACGCCACCGCGGATGGCGAGGGTCTGGCGCCCCTCGTAGGCGTTGAGAGCCGACCCGTCGATGACCGTGACGGTCGCAGCGCTGTCGAGCTGGACGGTCGACGTGACGCTCTCCGGCGGGGCGAGCACGGTGCGCTGGGCGACCCCGAGACCGACGCCGACGACGGCGACCACGAAGAAGACGATGGCAATGATGAATCGCACGGATTCACTCCTCTCGTGCCGGCGCACGACTCCCCGTTCAGCACCCGCCCGCGCGTGTCGACCGCGGGAGGCGGTCGCTGAGGGACGAGGTCGCTGCGGTTCAGGACTGATCGGGCGACGAGAGCATCAGCCCGGTGCAGTCAGCGGCCAGCAGATTACAGACATTCCAGATTAGCGGATGCCCGGGGTGCGCGTCGCCGCGGGGCGGCCGAGCGGGCCCCCTCTGGCCGAATACTCAGGCGAGGCAAAGACCGAGTGCGCCGATAGACTCGCAGAGTTCGCGCCCCACCGACCCGGGAGACTCACACGTGGCAGGCACAGAGTTCGATTTCGGCACCGAGATGCGCGGCTACAAGCGCGAGGACGTCGACAAGGCCCTCCAGGACCTCCGGCGCGACCTCATCCAGTCGAATACGGAGCGGGCGGAGACCGCCAAGGAGCTCAAGCGCCTGCACGCCGTCATCGACGACCTGCAGTCAGAGCTCGACGAGGTGGGGCGCCCGACGTACGCGGGCCTCGGCACGAAGCTCGAGCAGACCCTGCGCGTTGCCGAGGAGCAGTCGACGCGCCTCATCAGCCAGGCCGACATCGACGCGGAGAAGCTGCGCACGAGCGCACAGGCGGAGGCCGAGCGCCTGCAGGCCGAGACGGCGGAGCGCACCGAGCAGCTCGTCGCCGAGGCGACGGAGCGCGCGCGGCAGCTGGTCGACGATGCGACCCGCGAGGCGGAGGACCTGGTGACGCGTGCGCGCGCCGACGCGGACGCGCTCGTGACCGAGGCGCAGCGGGAGGCCGCGGCCGTTCGCGGCGCGGTGTCCACCGAGGCGGCGGAGGCGCGCGCGACCGCGAAGCGCGAGATCGCGGCGCAGCGCGCCGAGACCGAACGACAGCTCGCCGAGCTGCGGGTCGTCGCCGACCGCGAGGTCGCCGACGCGCGGGATGCCGCGGCGCAGCTCGCTCGCGAGACCGAGCAGGCCCGCGCGGAGTTCGAGAGCGACGACGCCACGCGCCGCGCGCAGCTCGACGCCGACATCACGAACGCGCGCACCGACCTCGAGGACGAGGTGCGGCGGGCTCGCGATGAGGCCGCGCGCGAGGTCGCGCAGAGCAGGGAGGCGTGGGCGGCCGAGGAGGCCCGTCGGCGGAAGGAGCTCAGCGACGAACTCGCCGCGATGCGCCTCGCTGCGGAGCGCGAGACGACGCTGCTGCGGGAGACCACCGAGCGCGAGACCACCGAGCTGCGCGAGACCACCGAGCGGGACACCACCGAGCTGCGGGAGAACGCCGAGCGCGAGGCCGCGGAGCTGCGTGATGCCGCCGAGCGCGACACGACCGAGCTGCGGGAGAGCACGGAGCGCGAGCTCGCGGAGCTGCGGGCGTCGACCGAGCGCGAGGCGTCGCAGCTGCGCCAGGACGCCGAGACGGCCGCTCTGCGCGTGCGCGAGCGCGCTGAGCAGGACACGACGGAGCTGCGCGCGACGACCGAGCGCGAGCTCGCTGAACTGCGGGAGGCCGCTGAGCAGCAGGCTCTCGAGACCCGCAGCGCACTCGAGCGCGAGTCGGCGCGACAGCGAGGCGTCCTCGCCGACGAGGTAGCCAAGGCGCGAGCGCGGCTCGTGCACGATGCGGAGGAGAATCGCGCGCGTCTCGAGCGCGAGGCCGAGCAGGCGCGCACCGACCTCGAGGTCGAGCTCACGGCGCGACGGGACGAGGCCGAGAAGGAGTATCTCGCGCGCCAGCAGGAGGCCGTAGCTCAGACCCAGCGCTACCTCGATGAGGCGACCGCCCAGCTCACCGAGGCCCAGGCCAGGGCGGCAGCGGTGCGCACCGAGGCGGAGGCACTCGACCGCAGCGCGCGGGAGGAGGCTCAGAAGCGGCGGGCCGACGCTGACGCCACCGCACGCGAGGTGCTCGCGAACGCCGAGCAGCGCGCACAGGCGCTGCAGAAGGAGGCGGAGGAGCGCAGCGCGAAGCTCGTCGCCGAGGCGGAGGAGTCTCTCGCACGCATCCGCGTCGAGCGCGACGCCGTGGCTGGCTACTTCGAGGGCCTGCGCGGAGTACTCTCGCAGGCAGAAACGCTGTCCCAGCGCGACGACTAGGCTGACGCCGCTCGACCTCAGGAGCCACGGCACGTGAAGATTCAGAACGCATTCCGCTTCGGCCTGTTCGGCGGGCTCGGGGTTCTCGTCGCACTCGTCATCGGCGGCGCGATCACGAGCCTCGCGACGATCATCACCTACATCGGCGCGGCGCTCTTCATCGCTCTCGGGCTGGATCCGCTCGTCTCATGGCTCGAGGAGCGCAAGTGGCCCCGCTGGGCGGCGATCCTCACCGTCCTCGTGGGAGTCCTCGGGCTGTTCACGGGGCTCGTCTTCACCATCGCCCCCGTGATCGTCGAGCAGTCGAGCCGGCTCGTGGCGAGCATCTCCGACTACGTGCGGTCGCTCGATTCGCTCGACGACTTCTTCGACAACGTGCAGTCGTTCATCCCGGTCGAGGTCGTCGACGTGCGCCTGGCCGCCGAGTCAGCTCTCGAGTGGATCACGAACCCCGACAACCTCACGCAGGTCGGCGGCGGCGTGCTGTCGGTCGGCATCGGCATTGCGACCGGCGTGTTCGGCGCCCTCATCATCCTCATCCTGACCCTCTACTTCGTCGCCTCCCTCAACAACCTCAAGAGCGCCGTATACAAGCTCGTTCCGATGTCGAAGCGCGAGCGCTTCATCGGCATCGCCGAGCAGGTCTCCTCGGCCGTCGGGCGCTACGTCGTCGGCCAGGTCACACTCGCCTTCTGCAACGGCGTGCTGAGCTTCATCTTCCTGTCGATCATCGGCGCGCAGTACCCCGCGCTGTTCGCCTTCGTCGCGTTCCTGTTCTCGCTCGTGCCGCTCGTGGGAACCCTCTCGGGGTCGATCCTCATCGTGCTCACGCAGCTGCTCGTGAACCCGGAGTCGATCTCGACGGTCATCGTCGCCGCCATCTACTACCTGGCCTACATGCAGATCGAGGCGTACGTGCTGAGCCCGAACATCATGAACCGGGCTGTGAAGGTGCCCGGCGTCGTCGTCGTGATCGCCGCGCTCGCGGGAGGCACGCTCTTGGGGATCCTCGGGGCCCTCATCGCCATTCCGGTCGCGGCGTCGATCCTCATCGTCATCGACCAGGTCGTGGTGCCCAAGCAGGAAGCGCTCTAGCGGTGGGCCCTAGGGCCACCGCGTGGGCAGCGGCAGCACACCGGGGTTGAGCCGCGCCACGATCTCGCTCAGCACGCGCGAGGTCTGCGCCTCCCCGACCCAGAGGTGCTTGCCGCCCTCGACGGCGACGAACTCCTTGTCGGGGACGGAGGCGAACCTCTCCTCGGCCTCGGGCGGTCGCAAGTAGTCGTCGAGCTCGGGCACCACGACGACGAGGCGCGGGCCCGCGTGCGCCCACGCCGCGACCTCCTCCTCGCTCGCACGGTGCAGCGGAGGCGACAGCAGGATCGCGCCCTCGATCTCGTGCTCGAGGCCGTGCTTGAGCGCGACCTCGGTGCCGAACGACCAGCCGAGCAGCCACGGCGCGGGCAGGCCGCGCTCCCGCACGAAGGCCATGGCGGCTGCGAGGTCGTCGGCTTCGGCGTCGCCGTGCCCGAAGTCGCCCTCCGAGG contains:
- a CDS encoding alpha/beta hydrolase, translated to MSELIRGGTVLPARREEIELHTADGLTLVGELALPEDAEPVATLVCLHPLPTAGGFMDSHVLRKAAARLPAMADLAVLRFNFRGVSSPRGTSEGDFGHGDAEADDLAAAMAFVRERGLPAPWLLGWSFGTEVALKHGLEHEIEGAILLSPPLHRASEEEVAAWAHAGPRLVVVVPELDDYLRPPEAEERFASVPDKEFVAVEGGKHLWVGEAQTSRVLSEIVARLNPGVLPLPTRWP
- a CDS encoding co-chaperone YbbN; this encodes MTESPMNPDALRGAVDLSSLVRAAQQPPAQQAPAGAADPASAAGAGGSAVVRDVGDAEFGEVVELSRTVPVIVEFYVAGIAPALPGIVSSYGGRLALATVDGNSSPQVAQAFQVQQVPAVVALVGGRPVNLFVGMPAEAEVRQVLDQVLELAAQNGVTGTLSADAPEEGEEEPAEQPLPPLHQEAFDAISRGDLEAAATAYRTAIAQSPADGDAVAGLAQVSLLQRLEGREASQVRDAAAAAPDDLDAQLAVADLDLSGGHVEDAFARLLTLFPGLDADGKAVVRTRLLDYFEIVGAEDERTIAARRAFTNLLY
- a CDS encoding AI-2E family transporter; amino-acid sequence: MKIQNAFRFGLFGGLGVLVALVIGGAITSLATIITYIGAALFIALGLDPLVSWLEERKWPRWAAILTVLVGVLGLFTGLVFTIAPVIVEQSSRLVASISDYVRSLDSLDDFFDNVQSFIPVEVVDVRLAAESALEWITNPDNLTQVGGGVLSVGIGIATGVFGALIILILTLYFVASLNNLKSAVYKLVPMSKRERFIGIAEQVSSAVGRYVVGQVTLAFCNGVLSFIFLSIIGAQYPALFAFVAFLFSLVPLVGTLSGSILIVLTQLLVNPESISTVIVAAIYYLAYMQIEAYVLSPNIMNRAVKVPGVVVVIAALAGGTLLGILGALIAIPVAASILIVIDQVVVPKQEAL
- a CDS encoding DivIVA domain-containing protein, translating into MAGTEFDFGTEMRGYKREDVDKALQDLRRDLIQSNTERAETAKELKRLHAVIDDLQSELDEVGRPTYAGLGTKLEQTLRVAEEQSTRLISQADIDAEKLRTSAQAEAERLQAETAERTEQLVAEATERARQLVDDATREAEDLVTRARADADALVTEAQREAAAVRGAVSTEAAEARATAKREIAAQRAETERQLAELRVVADREVADARDAAAQLARETEQARAEFESDDATRRAQLDADITNARTDLEDEVRRARDEAAREVAQSREAWAAEEARRRKELSDELAAMRLAAERETTLLRETTERETTELRETTERDTTELRENAEREAAELRDAAERDTTELRESTERELAELRASTEREASQLRQDAETAALRVRERAEQDTTELRATTERELAELREAAEQQALETRSALERESARQRGVLADEVAKARARLVHDAEENRARLEREAEQARTDLEVELTARRDEAEKEYLARQQEAVAQTQRYLDEATAQLTEAQARAAAVRTEAEALDRSAREEAQKRRADADATAREVLANAEQRAQALQKEAEERSAKLVAEAEESLARIRVERDAVAGYFEGLRGVLSQAETLSQRDD